The DNA segment AAGAGAGAAGTAAAGGTCTCCATAGCTTTTTTCTTGGTCACAAAACCTATTTCAATTCCATCACCAGTTCTGCTATCTGAAAAACAAAACGCTGCAGTTCTGTCAATAGACACCATCTCCACCTTGGTTGGTTTTCCCCAACCAAAGTCACAGCTGTAAACCTCAAACCTCGGTGACCCTGCAAAGGCAGCTGTCTTTGTGTCACCCATTTCGTAACTTTCATACACCATCTTCCACCAGTTTTCTGCTTTACtcagaaaaccatccttcttcAATTTTCCCAAACATTCACTCACTGCTTTCACAGCCACAACAAGTCCATCCTCCCCCATAATTTCACTTGTTTCAGTAACTGGAACAGCGATACCAACACAGTTCCCTAAATATGTTGGAGGAACAGCCGGCTCCAACTGACTCCTGCAATCAATATTCAGACCGAAACCAATCTTTTGACTTTCGGCTCCTTCTGCTTTCACTCTGCAAACCATCGCATAAGCGGCAGCTAACACAAACGTTGACAACTGAAGATTGGTGTTATTCTCTTTCCTCTCCACAATCTGCCTCAGCTTTTCAATATCTGAGCGAGACAACTGAAACAACCCTCTAGTTGCATCTTCTGGAACTGGCATATTATTAACCATGAGGCTTCTGTTGTTGGGCCCACCTAGCCTCAACCAACCCCGGGAAAACTTTTCTCCGATTCTAGTAGGGTCTTTCACTATTTCCCTGTCAAAAACAGGACTCCATTCAGCTGGCAAAGAGAAGGGTGGTTGTGATTCTCTGCAAAGATAAGCCCAGGATTTGAAAAATGTTGTTGAAGCTTTGCCATCAAGAACAGCATGGTGGGAGGTTACTCCAATGGAAAATCCAGAGTTTGGAAAGAGAGTGACTTGCAAGGCAAAGAGCGTAGTTTGTTCGTGGGATATGGTCAAGGGAGGTACAAGATGGTGAATCTCTGTAGCTTCAGAGAGATCTGTGCTTGCTAGATGGTTGAAATCAGCCTCCGATTCAGCTACAGTGAGTGAAAGAGTATCACCTTGGTTGTAGACGATGGTGGGTTTGGTGGAGTGAGTAGGCCAAGTGAGGTGCCCAGCAAGAGGGAAAAAGTGGCCCAGTGCGAGAGATAGAGAGTGTTTGAGTTTGGGAAGAAGGGTATCATAAAAGACATTACTTGGATGATGAAACTGATAGAAGAAGACACGTTGAACAGGAGGTAACCTCAGCCATAAGATGTCAAAGAAGGTGAGGGCAAAAGATGCCTCAGTTGGTAACTCTTGTGATTCAGAGCTTGGTGCTATACTTGAAACTTCTACCACTTTCATGGCTTCCTGTTCCTTTGTTCCACCCATTCCAAACAAACACACCAAAACCAGACAGATACTGAAGTGCCTTTCGATCCTCCAGTATTATTATAAAAACCATCCAACTActtttttattcattcattcacgttttactttcattttaatcattttatgTCTACCAATCACACTGTCATAGAACCTACCCATCTACTTTTCAACtacttttcttcttcatttcgcGTTTTACTTTTATCACTATTTTTTGCTCTCTTACTGTCAAGATATCTATTTCAAAGTTCATTGttcattatataatatatgagaATTTGAAGTAGAacga comes from the Phaseolus vulgaris cultivar G19833 chromosome 8, P. vulgaris v2.0, whole genome shotgun sequence genome and includes:
- the LOC137826565 gene encoding phenolic glucoside malonyltransferase 1-like; protein product: MGGTKEQEAMKVVEVSSIAPSSESQELPTEASFALTFFDILWLRLPPVQRVFFYQFHHPSNVFYDTLLPKLKHSLSLALGHFFPLAGHLTWPTHSTKPTIVYNQGDTLSLTVAESEADFNHLASTDLSEATEIHHLVPPLTISHEQTTLFALQVTLFPNSGFSIGVTSHHAVLDGKASTTFFKSWAYLCRESQPPFSLPAEWSPVFDREIVKDPTRIGEKFSRGWLRLGGPNNRSLMVNNMPVPEDATRGLFQLSRSDIEKLRQIVERKENNTNLQLSTFVLAAAYAMVCRVKAEGAESQKIGFGLNIDCRSQLEPAVPPTYLGNCVGIAVPVTETSEIMGEDGLVVAVKAVSECLGKLKKDGFLSKAENWWKMVYESYEMGDTKTAAFAGSPRFEVYSCDFGWGKPTKVEMVSIDRTAAFCFSDSRTGDGIEIGFVTKKKAMETFTSLFVDGLQS